TTAACTATGCTTATTAAAAATGATTGTAACTGTGCATGCAAAGACAAATGCACTTGCAAAGATTGCACTTGCGGAAAATAGTTTTTCCAAGTAAGTAGTCTTATAAGATAAAAAAGTAGTTCTAGGTGTTGCTAGAACTACTTTTATTTTTAGTTGGTCGATAAGCAAGCAAGTTGATAAAAATGAGGTTGGGTGATCATTTTTATCAACGATTTATCAGGAGAAATTAATTATGCTTATTAAAAATGATTGCTTATTTTTTTGATTAAAGGCTTCATTAATTAAAGCAAGAATAATCTGGGTTAAACCCTATTCTTACTTTAATTATATTTATTATAAATAAAAACCCTCTATAAAAATAAAAAGCAGCTCTCATTGAGAACTACTTTAATATTTAAAATGAACTTATTAATGGCGGAAGCAGTGGGATTCGAACCCACGCACCATTGCTGATCTAACACCTTAGCAGGGTGTCCTCTTAACCACTTGAGTATGCTCCCGTTAATCCTAAAAAATTTTAACATTTTTTAAGATAAACTAAAAGAAATTATTACCGATACTAAAAATCAGATCGCATAAATCAAAAAGGTGATATAAAAAACTTTGAACGATGCTTTGTTTTTTTCTACAGCATAGGTTAGATAATCTTCATAACTTTTAATGTAGTTAGTAGCGTTATTATGATCATATAAAAAATCGCGTTTTTCCCGATGTTTTTTTAAACTAAAGAACAGTTCAAGTTTTTTAAACTTATACTTTAGCATCATAAAAATCTTTTGACGATTAATAAAACCGATTGCGTGGAATAAAAAACCAATTCCGCTTGAGATCGTTGTTGCATCCAGTATCTGAGTTTTTGGTGGAACATTTCTTTTAACAAAAATTAAAAGGAATAA
The Mycoplasma tullyi genome window above contains:
- a CDS encoding DUF3899 domain-containing protein, with product MGKSKPLKTGYNHYSNNYVNSLNKNDLTDDKIDNTINQKGLKYPRGWFGFSFCLIVVVIALFLLIFVKRNVPPKTQILDATTISSGIGFLFHAIGFINRQKIFMMLKYKFKKLELFFSLKKHREKRDFLYDHNNATNYIKSYEDYLTYAVEKNKASFKVFYITFLIYAIWFLVSVIISFSLS